From the genome of Hydrogenophilus thermoluteolus, one region includes:
- a CDS encoding sensor histidine kinase, whose amino-acid sequence MPFLIPKRRAEPNSLFGEILDWMLATLLLLWPITIFITYQIATEIAHRPYDQALAERARFLMRFVLFADGKPSFTLPAPAQWILHAGTNATLYYEVRTPEARLAGNAQLPTPSWLADIDVRFQDIDYHGEPLRLATLVERKHHDGGQTLVAVQVAETVKQRQALVTEVITGVMMPQFIVIPIAVVLVWFGLTKGLAPLRRLQAHLTRRRPTDLSPIDLERVPEEIRPLIEAFNRLMARLEENLAAQRRFIADAAHQMRTPITGLKMQAELAREAETPEELRADLEKIIAAAERTAPLINQLLTLARTESSSEQVHRFQPTDLVALLREVVADLYPKAHRKRIALALEEGQTPCTIDANALMLGELFKNVIDNAITYTPPGGDVTIRVWQEGATIHVAVDDTGPGIPPEARARVFEPFVRLLDSERLGEGSGLGLAIAREIAEQHQATITITEPPFGRGTRVRVTFPCGSLQ is encoded by the coding sequence ATGCCGTTTCTGATTCCTAAACGACGCGCCGAACCCAACTCGCTCTTCGGTGAGATTCTCGACTGGATGCTCGCGACGCTGCTCCTCTTGTGGCCGATCACCATCTTCATCACCTATCAGATCGCCACGGAGATCGCCCACCGGCCGTACGATCAGGCCCTTGCCGAACGCGCCCGTTTCTTGATGCGTTTCGTCCTCTTTGCCGACGGAAAACCCAGTTTCACCTTGCCAGCACCGGCGCAATGGATCTTGCATGCGGGCACCAACGCCACGCTCTACTACGAAGTCCGTACCCCGGAAGCCCGCCTTGCGGGCAACGCGCAACTGCCTACCCCCTCGTGGCTGGCCGACATCGACGTGCGCTTCCAAGACATCGACTACCACGGCGAACCGTTGCGGCTGGCCACCTTGGTAGAACGCAAACACCACGACGGCGGGCAGACACTCGTCGCGGTACAGGTCGCGGAAACGGTAAAACAGCGCCAGGCGCTCGTCACCGAGGTGATCACCGGCGTGATGATGCCGCAATTCATCGTGATCCCGATCGCCGTCGTGCTGGTGTGGTTCGGCCTCACCAAAGGACTCGCACCGCTCAGGCGCCTGCAGGCACACCTGACCCGACGTCGCCCAACGGACCTTTCGCCGATCGACCTGGAGCGGGTACCCGAAGAGATTCGCCCGCTCATCGAAGCGTTCAACCGCCTGATGGCGCGCCTCGAGGAAAACTTGGCGGCGCAACGCCGCTTCATTGCCGATGCGGCGCACCAAATGCGGACCCCGATCACGGGGCTCAAAATGCAAGCCGAACTCGCCCGGGAAGCCGAAACCCCGGAAGAGCTGCGTGCCGACCTCGAAAAGATCATCGCCGCTGCGGAGCGCACCGCCCCCCTCATCAACCAATTGCTGACGCTTGCCCGCACCGAATCGAGCTCGGAACAGGTCCACCGCTTCCAGCCCACCGACTTGGTGGCGTTGCTGCGTGAGGTCGTTGCCGATCTCTACCCGAAAGCGCACCGCAAACGGATCGCATTGGCGCTGGAAGAAGGACAGACCCCGTGCACCATCGACGCCAATGCGCTCATGCTCGGGGAGCTCTTCAAGAACGTGATCGACAACGCGATCACCTATACGCCACCCGGCGGCGACGTGACGATCCGCGTCTGGCAGGAGGGCGCAACGATCCACGTCGCCGTCGACGACACCGGCCCGGGCATCCCACCGGAGGCGCGCGCGCGCGTCTTCGAACCTTTCGTCCGGCTTCTGGATTCGGAGCGATTGGGCGAGGGTTCTGGCTTGGGCCTTGCGATCGCACGCGAAATCGCCGAACAGCACCAAGCCACGATCACGATCACCGAGCCACCCTTCGGGCGCGGCACCCGGGTACGCGTCACTTTTCCTTGCGGTTCGCTACAATAA
- a CDS encoding response regulator — MRILIVEDDPVIAEGLARALKRAGYAIDLVADGSAADAALAATEFDCVILDLGLPKLPGIEVLKRLRARQNTTPVLILTAQDGIEDRVRGLDAGADDYLTKPFDLRELEARVRALTRRGAAAPTRVKVGRLTFDTGARRAYLDDEPLELSARELAILEYLLLRPGRLVSKEQLLEHLCGWHEEVSTNAIEVYLHRLRKKIDGSGAVIRTVRGVGYCLDSDHAVSDS; from the coding sequence ATGCGCATTTTGATCGTCGAAGACGACCCGGTGATCGCCGAAGGGTTGGCGCGGGCACTCAAACGCGCGGGATACGCCATCGACCTCGTCGCCGACGGCTCCGCTGCCGACGCTGCCCTGGCCGCGACCGAATTCGATTGCGTGATCCTCGACCTCGGATTGCCGAAATTACCCGGAATCGAGGTCCTCAAACGGTTGCGCGCGCGGCAAAACACCACCCCGGTCCTCATCCTGACCGCCCAAGACGGCATCGAAGACCGCGTACGCGGGCTCGACGCGGGCGCCGACGACTACCTCACGAAACCGTTCGACCTGCGCGAACTCGAAGCGCGCGTGCGTGCGCTCACGCGCCGCGGCGCCGCGGCACCCACCCGAGTCAAAGTGGGGCGGCTCACGTTCGACACCGGCGCCCGCCGCGCCTATCTCGACGACGAACCGCTCGAACTCTCGGCACGAGAGCTGGCGATTCTGGAATACCTCCTGTTGCGTCCCGGGCGGTTGGTTAGCAAAGAGCAGCTCCTGGAGCACCTCTGCGGCTGGCACGAAGAGGTCTCGACCAACGCGATCGAAGTCTACCTCCATCGGTTGCGCAAAAAGATCGACGGCAGCGGTGCGGTGATCCGGACCGTACGCGGCGTTGGCTATTGTCTCGACAGCGACCATGCCGTTTCTGATTCCTAA